From the genome of Biomphalaria glabrata chromosome 1, xgBioGlab47.1, whole genome shotgun sequence, one region includes:
- the LOC129924286 gene encoding uncharacterized protein LOC129924286, whose product NIQKKIKKLEQKSFEQETKIDSTLEQVQENETQNDSKFEELINELQEASEFLTNLQNQNKKLSEKVQENNEQMRELLSITETYGHLPQELANQKERLESFQQVNESEYKGLVIKMEEFIQGHSATSNQLNTNYEHLLNLAEANKTDLSQLKTCISNDALSNIKEMCTDRDEHVKRIGRRLRETSDRNRKKNVNLNTKIQPNTETTSRLQVKFKSLQKKVTGNFNTTKLLIRPLKSSILEIADQFSTYKSHTQELELMKSKMTTAEGEILKLSNDHSKLLNKSPRDVMAACRLQINDSKVMNFKKETILTCFNSCLLNIGNCYNRNTGIFTAPCNGLYLCSLMLESENFVAEKFLIYDRKSDVESKRGTTHTNKTNAVACLVTVLLLNQGDEIYIKPANDIAKIKLSSSSYFLCVLLQQN is encoded by the exons aacattcaaaaaaaaattaaaaagctggaacaaaaatcatttgagcaagaaacaaaaattgattCGACATTGGAGCAAGTACAAGAAAACGAAACACAAAATGATTCCAAATTTGAAGAGCTCATTAACGAATTACAAGAAGCCAGCGAGTTTCTAACAAATTTACAAAACCAGAATAAAAAGTTGTCTGAGAAAGTACAGGAGAACAATGAACAGATGAGAGAACTGCTCAGTATAACCGAAACTTATGGACATCTTCCACAAGAACTGGCAAACCAGAAAGAACGCTTGGAGTCTTTCCAACAAGTGAATGAATCTGAATATAAAGGTCTTGTGATCAAAATGGAAGAGTTTATTCAAGGACATTCAGCCACTAGTAACCAACTGAACACAAACTATGAACATTTGTTAAACTTAGCTGAAGCCAACAAGACGGATCTAAGCCAGTTAAAAACGTGTATTTCTAATGACGCTCTTTCAAATATCAAAGAAATGTGTACAGATCGTGACGAGCATGTAAAACGTATTGGAAGAAGGCTCAGAGAAACAAGTgacagaaacagaaagaaaaatgtgAACCTTAACACTAAAATCCAACCCAATACAGAAACAACTTCTCGCTTACAGGTTAAATTCAAATCTTTGCAGAAAAAAGTAACTGGCAACTTCAACACTACTAAACTGTTAATCAGACCATTAAAGTCAAGTATCTTAGAAATCGCAGATCAGTTTTCTACCTATAAATCTCATACCCAAGAGTTAGAATTAATGAAAAGCAAAATGACAACTGCTGAAGGCGAG attttaaagtTATCAAATGACCATTCAAAGCTGCTTAATAAAA GTCCCAGAGATGTCATGGCAGCCTGCAGACTACAAATAAACGATTCTAAAGTGATGAATTTTAAGAAAGAAACCATACTTACGTGTTTCAACTCATGTCTTCTCAACATCGGAAACTGTTACAACAGAAACACAGGAATATTCACAGCCCCCTGCAACGGATTATATCTGTGTAGTTTAATGCTGGAAAGTGAAAATTTCGTGGCCGAAAAATTTCTGATTTATGACCGTAAAAGTGATGTTGAGTCAAAAAGAGGCACAACTcatacaaacaaaactaatgCCGTAGCCTGTCTTGTTACTGTACTACTCTTGAATCAAGGGGACGAAATTTATATCAAACCAGCTAACGATATAGCTAAGATAAAACTAAGCAGCTCTTCATATTTTTTATGCGTTTTATTACAGCAGAACTAG
- the LOC129924532 gene encoding uncharacterized protein LOC129924532 isoform X2, protein MTVPNVKENTPVTVPDFTSQDDQKLIKLLLRIESMETSLTENLKRMKSLNQKFKEHERNTKESISKAQEETENSNAKKYEKIIEELHAASSFMSHLQKETESLSQQINERVLTGSHEPNTLVEFHELKLEISKNTESLSNIKSLYDTLSSQVNENGKIISDLCISLEEKNMLNSQGKSTQITTENCKHWEDNTTSQIDYTKNKDDFLDHEEFSSLVCQAPELQKISSIENMCFIPSGKEVTGSSVSATTLKTSMDEKDIVDKGYDEKINKLSEAIAEMNQHVSFYVFVANERTLNLRAERNFTCFDAGNDGNHFNVVTGTFTVPCSGLYLFSLMLDIDSHEEMEFKIFVKSKNEEELCFTYLKKINDSTTVVFALTLCKDDEIYIRPFENYFKVNVCVQSYFSCALLKTF, encoded by the exons atgaccaaaaattaattaagctGTTGCTTAGGATTGAGAGCATGGAAACTTCGCTTACAGAAAATCTAAAAAGAATGAAATCTTTGAATCAAAAGTTTAAAGAACATGAAAGAAACACAAAGGAAAGTATTTCAAAGGCACAAGAGGAAACTGAGAACTCAAACGCcaagaaatatgaaaaaataatagaaGAGCTTCACGCTGCCAGCAGTTTTATGTCTCATCTAcaaaaagaaactgaatcatTGTCTCAACAAATAAATGAAAGGGTCTTAACTGGTAGTCATGAACCGAATACGCTTGTTGAATTTCATGAACTGAAATTAGAAATCTCGAAAAACACTGAAAGCTTAAGCAATATAAAATCTCTTTATGATACATTATCGAGTCAAGTGAATGAAAATGGTAAGATAATATCTGACTTGTGCATCTCTTTGGAGGAAAAGAATATGTTAAATAGTCAAGGAAAGTCTACTCAAATTACGACAGAAAATTGCAAGCATTGGGAAGACAATACTACAAGCCAGATAGATTATACTAAAAATAAAGATGACTTTTTAGATCACGAGGAATTTAGTTCATTGGTATGCCAAGCACCAGAATTACAGAAGATCTCCAGTATTGAAAATATGTGTTTTATTCCTTCTGGAAAAGAAGTAACTGGTAGTTCAGTATCAGCCACAACATTGAAAACGTCTATGGATGAGAAAGATATAGTAGATAAAGGCTATGACGAAAAG aTTAATAAACTCTCAGAAGCCATTGCTGAAATGA atCAGCATGTCAGCTTTTATGTATTCGTCGCCAATGAACGTACTCTGAATTTAAGAGCTGAAAGGAATTTTACCTGCTTTGACGCTGGCAATGACGGAAACCATTTTAATGTAGTCACTGGAACATTTACAGTGCCATGCAGTGGCTTGTATTTGTTTAGCTTGATGTTGGACATTGATAGCCACGAAGAGATGGAATTCAAAATTTTTGTGAAATCTAAGAATGAAGAGGAACTCTGCTTTACttacttgaagaaaattaatGACAGTACGACTGTAGTTTTCGCTTTAACGTTATGCAAAGATGATGAGATATACATTAGACCAtttgaaaattatttcaaaGTAAATGTCTGCGTTCAATCATATTTCTCATGCGCGTTACTAAAGACTTTTTAA